A part of Chloroflexota bacterium genomic DNA contains:
- a CDS encoding 8-oxoguanine deaminase has translation MSTLLLKNIEMLVTMDDQRRELQRTNIYINNGFIQAIGDAQDMPATVDEVIDLSGHIVFPGLINTHHHFYQTLTRAVPKAQDANLFNWLTTLYPIWARMTAEDIYISTQTALSELALSGCTTASDHLYLFPNDSKLDDEIAAAGEVGLRLHASRGSMSLGESQGGLPPDSVVDTEAHILADSQRLIETYHDPNPGSMVQIVLAPCSPFSVTTELMRQSAVLAREYGVHLHTHLAETADEEDFCLDMFGHRPVAYMQEVGWIGNDVWFAHSVHVNHDEIELYAHTGCGVAHCPSSNMRLASGIAPILEMLTSGVKVGLGVDGSASNDSSHLLAEARQAMLLSRVGAGMMGASRSSDDAPPLMTARQALEIATRGGAAVLGRDDIGSLEVGKCADLFAINLHRIDYAGALHDPVAAALFCTPQKVDLNIVGGKVIVKDARMVTVDEPTLIKKHNQATTRLLTHDL, from the coding sequence ATGTCTACCTTACTCCTCAAAAACATTGAGATGCTGGTTACCATGGACGACCAGCGTCGTGAACTTCAACGCACCAATATCTACATCAACAACGGCTTCATCCAGGCCATTGGCGACGCGCAAGACATGCCCGCCACAGTTGATGAGGTCATTGACCTTTCGGGCCATATCGTTTTCCCCGGCCTGATCAACACCCATCACCATTTCTATCAAACACTGACCCGAGCGGTCCCCAAGGCCCAGGACGCCAACCTTTTTAACTGGCTGACCACACTCTACCCGATTTGGGCTCGAATGACCGCTGAGGACATCTACATTTCCACGCAGACCGCGCTTTCGGAACTGGCGCTCTCGGGCTGCACCACAGCTTCAGACCACCTCTACCTCTTCCCCAACGACTCCAAACTCGATGATGAGATTGCAGCCGCAGGGGAAGTTGGTTTACGGCTGCATGCCTCCCGCGGCTCAATGAGCCTGGGCGAATCCCAGGGCGGTCTGCCCCCGGACAGCGTGGTTGACACCGAAGCACACATCCTGGCCGACAGCCAACGCCTGATCGAAACCTATCACGACCCGAACCCCGGCTCAATGGTACAGATCGTTCTGGCGCCCTGTTCTCCCTTCAGCGTGACCACTGAACTGATGCGCCAATCGGCTGTTCTGGCCCGGGAATACGGCGTGCATCTGCACACGCATCTGGCTGAAACCGCTGACGAAGAGGACTTCTGCCTCGACATGTTCGGTCACCGGCCGGTTGCCTATATGCAGGAAGTCGGCTGGATCGGCAACGATGTCTGGTTTGCCCACAGCGTGCATGTCAACCATGACGAAATCGAGCTCTATGCCCACACCGGCTGCGGCGTGGCCCACTGCCCCAGCTCCAATATGCGGCTGGCCTCCGGCATCGCTCCGATCCTGGAAATGCTCACCAGTGGCGTGAAGGTTGGGCTGGGTGTGGATGGCTCTGCCAGCAATGACAGTTCTCACCTGCTGGCCGAAGCCCGTCAGGCAATGCTGCTCTCCCGGGTTGGCGCCGGTATGATGGGTGCCTCCCGCTCCAGCGACGACGCTCCCCCACTGATGACCGCCCGCCAGGCGCTCGAAATTGCCACCCGCGGCGGCGCTGCCGTTTTGGGGCGAGACGACATCGGTTCACTCGAAGTCGGCAAATGCGCCGACCTCTTTGCCATCAATCTCCATCGGATTGATTATGCCGGTGCCCTCCACGACCCGGTGGCTGCAGCGCTGTTCTGCACCCCGCAAAAAGTGGACCTGAATATCGTTGGCGGCAAGGTAATCGTCAAAGATGCCCGAATGGTAACGGTTGATGAACCCACTCTTATAAAAAAGCACAATCAGGCGACTACCCGTTTATTGACTCACGATCTGTAG
- a CDS encoding proline--tRNA ligase, translated as MRLSKAFSTTLREVPSDAETISHQLLLRAGFIRQLGAGIFTYLPLARRSLNRIETIMREEINAIGGQELTMPVVHPADVWQETGRWSQIGDEMARFKDRTGHDMVLAMTHEEVVTDLARREIQSYRQLPQLIYHIQTKFRDDPRPRAGLIRVREFTMLDSYSLDRDWDGLDGQYQAHYDAYFRIFNRCGLPVRAVGSDTGMMGGKEAHEYMYLTPVGEDTLMFCDSCDYSANRQVAAFAKPHPAAEELLPVEKVATPDVTSIADLTAFLDISPTRTAKAVFMTAEVSDREQPLLVFAVLRGDMALNETKLANAVSAADKGAVRSLRPALNEEIERVGAVPGYASPIGIERKNVLVIADDLLEHSPNMVAGANEVGYHLRNTNLGRDYQADVIADIAQAEDEAPCPQCGGKLEAKRGVEVGNIFKLGTRYTESLGATFLDDEGEAHPIIMGSYGIGVGRLLACVAEEYNDEMGLIWPVSIAPYPIHLVVLNSKDGSAEIAAEKLYAELVEAGLEPLYDDRDERAGVKFNDADLIGLPLRVTVSHRAMSQGGYEFKRRDQEDRWVVPADEALPTIQKILAEMAQSQKDHFKL; from the coding sequence AACCGGATCGAGACCATCATGCGCGAAGAGATCAATGCCATCGGTGGTCAGGAATTGACCATGCCGGTGGTGCATCCCGCCGATGTTTGGCAGGAGACCGGCCGCTGGTCGCAAATCGGTGATGAGATGGCCCGCTTCAAGGACCGCACCGGGCACGACATGGTGCTGGCGATGACCCATGAGGAGGTCGTCACTGACCTGGCCCGGCGTGAGATCCAGTCCTACCGTCAGCTCCCTCAGTTGATCTACCATATCCAGACCAAATTCCGTGATGACCCCCGCCCGCGCGCAGGGCTGATCCGTGTACGCGAATTCACCATGCTCGACAGCTACAGCCTGGACCGCGATTGGGATGGGTTGGACGGACAGTATCAGGCGCACTATGACGCCTATTTCCGGATTTTCAACCGCTGCGGGCTGCCTGTTCGGGCAGTCGGCTCGGATACCGGGATGATGGGCGGCAAGGAAGCCCATGAATATATGTACCTGACCCCTGTGGGCGAGGACACATTGATGTTCTGTGATTCCTGCGACTATTCAGCCAACCGTCAGGTGGCCGCCTTTGCCAAACCCCACCCAGCGGCGGAAGAATTGCTGCCGGTGGAAAAAGTCGCCACCCCGGATGTCACCTCCATTGCAGATCTGACCGCTTTCCTGGATATTTCCCCCACCAGGACTGCCAAAGCCGTCTTTATGACCGCGGAAGTATCCGACCGGGAACAACCCTTGCTGGTCTTCGCCGTCCTGCGCGGCGACATGGCGCTCAATGAGACCAAGCTTGCCAATGCCGTGAGTGCGGCTGACAAAGGCGCTGTCCGCAGCCTGCGACCTGCGCTCAATGAGGAGATCGAGCGGGTTGGAGCCGTGCCGGGCTATGCCTCCCCGATTGGCATCGAGCGGAAGAACGTGCTGGTGATAGCAGATGACCTGCTGGAACACTCCCCCAACATGGTGGCAGGAGCCAATGAAGTTGGATACCACCTGCGCAACACCAATCTGGGCCGGGATTATCAGGCGGATGTCATCGCCGACATCGCGCAGGCGGAAGATGAGGCGCCCTGTCCACAGTGCGGCGGCAAACTGGAAGCCAAACGCGGCGTGGAAGTGGGTAATATCTTCAAGCTGGGCACCCGCTATACCGAATCCCTGGGCGCGACTTTCCTGGACGATGAAGGGGAAGCGCACCCGATCATCATGGGCTCCTACGGCATCGGTGTGGGCCGGTTGTTGGCCTGTGTGGCCGAAGAATACAATGACGAGATGGGCCTGATTTGGCCCGTCAGCATCGCACCTTATCCCATCCATCTGGTCGTGCTCAACAGCAAGGATGGCTCCGCTGAGATCGCCGCTGAAAAGCTCTATGCTGAGCTGGTGGAAGCCGGGCTGGAGCCGCTCTATGATGACCGCGACGAGCGCGCCGGGGTTAAATTCAACGATGCCGACCTGATCGGTCTGCCCCTGCGGGTCACCGTATCGCACCGGGCCATGTCTCAGGGCGGCTACGAGTTCAAACGCCGCGATCAGGAAGATCGCTGGGTGGTCCCCGCGGATGAAGCCCTCCCCACGATCCAGAAGATCCTGGCCGAGATGGCGCAAAGCCAAAAAGACCATTTCAAGCTCTAA